From a region of the Zingiber officinale cultivar Zhangliang chromosome 4B, Zo_v1.1, whole genome shotgun sequence genome:
- the LOC121977219 gene encoding growth-regulating factor 6-like, giving the protein MDALAGVSSEDAVASGGGSGTGGLFSSSASLLLPTDTAISIQRGPFGSVLQNHDRRPAEAEGYDWRSLKVARFDALATAPAKAAPFLLRSETHPLFHDGEQMLCFSSASESEMVTDATLAYYNHLSVTSSSAQCYLRGNAGLVSASSNGNMQSVLARVRGPFTPSQWLELEHQALVYKYLLANVPIPAALLVPLRRSLGASSWFPPLPAGSFGSVGWGSFYSKNTDPEPGRCRRTDGKKWRCSRDAVADQKYCERHMNRGRHRSRKHVEGQSGHAAKTTPVVASSQPASALPGGPCSGTLKVAQQQSKSLQSNIKDPHAVQYNGMPSSNEEQNSYAQNSKSLPGPSLICQSPYSNFYPISKQQAIFEGTSSGSDLEVFPNDSLLNLSWSSLSDNISLIPTPKLNHQDVQSNPLRHFMDDCPKTQSDGPTTTWPEVEESYSDRTQLSISVPMSSSDFSSSTSSNLDILTLSPLKLSREYEYDCVRMGLGVGVLTDVCQRQANWRSLSWEASMDGPLGEVLNSTGGTPKDQSKNSSMSLNLLEDGWDSSTQMESSPTGVLQKTSFASLSSSTGSSPRVENLMLHKSTSSLCYDFNASTLVNAPTIPPL; this is encoded by the exons ATGGACGCCTTAGCTGGCGTCTCTTCTGAAGATGCCGTTGCTAGTGGCGGCGGTAGTGGCACTGGTGGCCTCTTCTCCTCTTCAGCCTCGCTTCTGCTTCCTACGGATACTGCTATCAGCATCCAGAGAGGTCCCTTCGGATCCGTGCTGCAGAATCACGATAGGCGGCCTGCTGAGGCTGAGGGCTACGATTGGAGATCACTCAAGGTGGCTAGGTTCGATGCATTGGCCACAGCACCCGCAAAGGCGGCCCCTTTCCTCCTCAGATCCGAAACCCACCCTCTCTTTCATGACGGCGAGCAAATGCTTTGCTTCTCGTCAGCATCCGAGAGCGAGATGGTGACTGATGCGACATTGGCTTACTACAACCACCTCTCCGTGACCTCTTCCTCCGCGCAGTGCTACCTCAGGGGAAATGCAG GTTTGGTATCAGCAAGTTCTAATGGCAACATGCAAAGCGTTCTGGCGAGGGTAAGGGGACCCTTCACTCCTTCTCAGTGGCTGGAGCTGGAACACCAAGCATTGGTCTACAAATACCTACTTGCAAATGTACCCATACCGGCCGCTCTTCTTGTCCCCCTTCGGCGAAGTCTGGGTGCTTCTTCCTGGTTCCCTCCTCTGCCAGCAGGATCTTTTGGCTCAG TTGGATGGGGGTCATTCTATTCGAAGAACACCGACCCAGAGCCTGGTAGATGCCGTCGGACTGATGGGAAGAAATGGCGATGCTCCAGGGATGCAGTTGCTGACCAGAAGTATTGTGAGCGACACATGAACAGGGGCCGCCATCGTTCAAGAAAGCATGTGGAAGGTCAAAGTGGCCATGCCGCCAAAACTACACCTGTAGTTGCTTCTTCTCAACCAGCTTCTGCACTTCCTGGTGGTCCTTGTTCTGGTACTCTAAAAGTTGCACAACAACAGAGTAAAAGCTTGCAATCTAACATCAAAGATCCTCATGCAGTGCAGTACAACGG GATGCCATCAAGCAATGAAGAACAAAATAGTTATGCCCAGAATTCGAAAAGCCTCCCTGGGCCAAGTCTTATTTGCCAAAGTCCTTATAGTAACTTTTATCCAATCTCAAAGCAACAGGCAATCTTTGAGGGAACCTCCTCAGGTTCCGACTTGGAAGTCTTTCCCAACGACTCACTTTTGAATCTTTCGTGGAGCTCATTGTCTGATAACATCAGTTTAATTCCCACCCCAAAGCTCAATCACCAGGATGTCCAGTCTAATCCCCTCCGCCACTTCATGGATGACTGTCCTAAAACCCAATCTGATGGTCCGACGACCACTTGGCCTGAAGTTGAAGAATCGTACTCCGATAGAACCCAACTCTCCATCTCGGTCCCAATGTCTTCTTCTGACTTCTCATCCTCCACTTCATCGAACCTTGACATACTGACACTTTCACCACTAAAGTTGTCCAGAGAATATGAGTATGACTGTGTCCGTATGGGTTTGGGTGTGGGAGTTTTAACTGATGTGTGCCAGAGGCAAGCAAATTGGAGATCTCTCTCCTGGGAGGCTTCCATGGATGGACCTTTAGGAGAGGTGCTGAACAGCACTGGTGGCACTCCCAAGGATCAAAGCAAGAACTCTTCGATGTCTCTAAACCTCTTGGAAGATGGATGGGATTCAAGTACCCAAATGGAGTCCTCACCGACCGGCGTCCTGCAGAAAACTTCATTTGCATCCCTGTCTAGCAGCACAGGAAGTAGCCCAAGGGTTGAGAATCTCATGCTTCACAAGAGTACAAGCAGCCTCTGCTACGACTTTAATGCCTCAACGCTTGTAAATGCTCCAACAATCCCCCCACTCTAA